The proteins below are encoded in one region of Podarcis raffonei isolate rPodRaf1 chromosome 8, rPodRaf1.pri, whole genome shotgun sequence:
- the LOC128419162 gene encoding protein phosphatase 1 regulatory subunit 3E-like, producing MDKAGSVHASVPTPPPRLYLPRNFSCSACLYGSLADQCKGGCSPEPEPVEGPLSLSSSPPPCSSPPPPSPPVTPEAAAEAVAPPKPPPLPAPRSPSPPTSPPPASPSSRGREPTLPSVPPSPTLRRRAKSLPTPGERGLRPALQQSPSRRKTVRFADSLGLELIAVRHFCQADVPRVPPAPLAASPFPLPPRAADLLKTRKPPSLGELEPVLFGPPAPVLEPLFPPQPGASAGFAERVRQHKVRLEWVRPEASGLRGAVRVLNVAYEKQVSVRYTLNRWASCNEVPAAYLPPPPNGHSDRFAFHLPVGAGTTLLEFAVRYRVADAEYWDNNDGHNYRLRARQRPAAASGHEPGAGAWIHFI from the coding sequence ATGGACAAGGCCGGCTCCGTGCACGCGTCGGTGCCCACGCCGCCGCCGCGCCTCTACCTCCCGCGCAACTTCAGCTGCAGCGCCTGCCTCTACGGCAGCCTAGCCGACCAGTGCAAGGGCGGCTGCAGCCCGGAGCCCGAGCCCGTCGAGGGGCCGCTGTCGCTGTCGTCGTCTCCGCCGCCCtgctcctcgccgccgccgccctccccgCCGGTGACCCCAGAGGCGGCGGCAGAGGCTGTCGCCCCCCCGAAGCCGCCCCCGCTGCCCGCCCCTCGCTCCCCGTCGCCGCCGACCTCTCCTCCGCCCGCGTCGCCCTCTTCCCGCGGCCGGGAGCCCACGCTGCCGTCGGTGCCTCCCAGCCCGACCCTCCGGCGCCGGGCCAAGTCTCTGCCCACGCCGGGCGAGCGGGGCTTACGGCCGGCGCTGCAGCAGAGCCCGTCCCGCCGCAAGACGGTGCGCTTCGCCGACTCGCTGGGCTTGGAGCTGATCGCCGTGCGCCACTTCTGCCAGGCCGACGTGCCGCGGGTGCCGCCGGCGCCGCTGGCCGCCTCGCctttcccgctgccgccgcgcgccGCCGACCTACTCAAGACGCGCAAGCCGCCGTCGCTGGGCGAGCTGGAGCCGGTGCTCTTCGGGCCGCCGGCGCCCGTGCTGGAGCCGCTCTTCCCGCCGCAGCCGGGCGCCAGCGCGGGCTTCGCCGAGCGCGTCCGGCAGCACAAGGTGAGGCTGGAGTGGGTGCGCCCCGAGGCGTCGGGGCTGCGCGGCGCCGTGCGCGTCCTCAACGTGGCCTACGAGAAGCAAGTGTCGGTGCGCTACACGCTCAACCGCTGGGCCAGCTGCAACGAGGTGCCCGCCGCCtacctgccgccgccgcccaacGGCCACAGCGACCGCTTCGCCTTCCACCTGCCCGTGGGCGCGGGCACCACGCTGCTGGAGTTCGCCGTGCGCTACCGCGTGGCCGACGCCGAGTACTGGGACAACAACGACGGCCACAACTACCGGCTGCGCGCCAGGCAGAGGCCGGCGGCCGCCTCGGGCCACGAGCCTGGCGCCGGCGCCTGGATCCACTTCATCTGA